One stretch of Nicotiana tabacum cultivar K326 chromosome 18, ASM71507v2, whole genome shotgun sequence DNA includes these proteins:
- the LOC107780885 gene encoding nectarin-1 has protein sequence MAVFRKLLIMMSMAVAVLAISFSKVCGDPDLLQDVCVADLNSSVSVNGFSCKKNFTAADFSSMAISKLGNTNNTMGSSVTGANVIKVPGLNTLGVSLSRIDYAPGGINPPHTHPRATEMIFVLEGELDVGFITTANVLISKHITKGEVFVFPKGLVHFQKNNGKLPAAVISAFNSQFPGTQSIAATLFAASPTVPDDVLTKTFQVGTKEVEKIKSRLAPKK, from the exons ATGGCTGTATTTAGAAAGCTGCTAATAATGATGTCTATGGCTGTAGCTGTTTTAGCCATTAGCTTTAGCAAAGTGTGTGGAGATCCAGACTTGCTCCAAGATGTCTGCGTTGCTGATCTCAACTCAA GCGTGAGCGTGAATGGATTTTCTTGTAAGAAGAATTTCACGGCTGCTGATTTCTCATCAATGGCCATATCCAAGCTAGGAAATACTAACAACACAATGGGTTCTTCAGTCACTGGAGCTAATGTCATAAAAGTCCCTGGCCTTAACACACTCGGCGTATCCCTTTCTCGAATTGACTATGCCCCTGGTGGAATTAACCCACCCCATACTCACCCTCGTGCCACTGAAATGATCTTCGTTTTGGAAGGTGAATTGGATGTTGGATTCATTACTACTGCGAATGTACTAATTTCAAAGCACATTACAAAGggtgaagtttttgtttttcctAAAGGACTTGTCCATTTTCAAAAGAATAATGGCAAACTCCCAGCAGCTGTTATTTCTGCTTTCAATAGCCAGTTTCCAGGCACTCAGTCAATAGCAGCCACTTTGTTTGCTGCTTCACCAACTGTGCCAGATGATGTCTTGACCAAGACTTTCCAAGTTGGTACTAAAGAAGTTGAGAAGATTAAGTCTAGGCTTGCACCTAAGAAATAG